A window from Culex pipiens pallens isolate TS chromosome 3, TS_CPP_V2, whole genome shotgun sequence encodes these proteins:
- the LOC120417460 gene encoding probable serine/threonine-protein kinase DDB_G0277071 isoform X3 has protein sequence MAPSQKSTKKWEIFAGRNKFYCDGYLMTAPNSGVFYFTVVLITGTSGLFFAFDCPFLAERITPAIPIVGGILFVFTMSSLFRTSFSDPGIIPRASQDEAAYIEKQIEVPNSLNSPTYRPPPRTKEVFVKGQTVKLKYCFTCKIFRPPRASHCSLCDNCVDRFDHHCPWVGNCVGKRNYRFFYMFIVSLAFLAVFIFSCTTTHIVLLFKDEDQFFDIVKKTPFSVIIAVICFCSVWSVIGLAGFHTYLTTSDQTTNEDIKGSFTSKGGQQAINPYSQGNICLNCFHILCGPITPSLIDRRGVVTDEYRTQMQPPDKYNSAPVPPLVVMQPGHDTLNKPYSLENETQSSNAGVFRQRSYDNLQNVPIPTNFKYFAPQSKYNTYNNTNNGVGMSESQNQLVPQVSPAILQGGELQAQRFLPQHHQQQQQQLQQQQINININLTLPSHASSTNSLNSCNAPQTQTLLPLQAPSHGNVLAPSAVGAAADSSSSSSSSTTTINSSTTSGTSSLERSNMMLPSGSSSYLNSYDTISDQQQLQYSNSLPHTCPSSPRNRCASPSCSELDPMLQKSKNYHHKSYKLFKKHHHQQQHQQNPVSPQASSFSQFTPTFWSAQSNRSSVVSTGTLASSIGFGSNHGDEYGSASSSYPNYGGTIGGSGGSGGVDGGGGGAGTSSNSPYAQRRGAAAATVVDKQRFSNVYEYKFNNFDLNSIHEDATNET, from the exons ATGGCACCCAGtcagaaatcgacgaaaaagtGGGAAATCTTCGCTGGAAGAAACAAGTTCTACTGCGACGGTTACCTTATGACTGCCCCCAATTCGGGGGTGTTTTACTTTACCGTAGTGCTCATCACCGGAACCAGTGGGCTGTTTTTCGCCTTCGA CTGTCCCTTTCTGGCGGAGCGCATCACCCCGGCCATCCCGATCGTCGGCGGCATCCTGTTTGTGTTCACCATGAGCTCTCTGTTCCGCACGTCGTTCAGCGATCCGGGCATCATCCCGCGGGCCTCCCAGGACGAAGCGGCCTACATCGAGAAGCAGATCGAAGTGCCAAACTCGCTCAACTCGCCGACGTACCGGCCGCCGCCCCGCACCAAGGAGGTCTTCGTCAAGGGCCAAACGGTGAAGCTCAAGTACTGCTTCACGTGCAAAATCTTCCGGCCGCCGCGGGCCTCGCACTGCAGCCTTTGTGATAACTGTGTCGATCGGTTCGATCATCACTGCCCTTGG GTGGGCAACTGCGTGGGAAAACGAAACTACCGTTTCTTTTACATGTTTATCGTCTCTCTCGCGTTCTTAGCAGTATTCATATTTTCCTGTACAACGACACATATAGTTTTGT TGTTTAAAGATGAGGATCAGTTCTTTGACATTGTCAAAAAGACTCCGTTCAGTGTGATAATAGCGGTAATCTGTTTCTGTTCGGTGTGGTCCGTGATCGGCCTGGCCGGCTTCCACACCTACCTTACCACCAGTGATCAAACAACGAATGAAGAT ATCAAGGGTTCTTTTACCTCGAAGGGCGGCCAGCAGGCGATCAATCCCTACTCGCAGGGCAACATTTGCCTCAACTGTTTCCACATTCTTTGCGGCCCCATCACTCCATCGCTAATTGATAG ACGAGGAGTCGTGACGGACGAGTATCGGACGCAGATGCAACCGCCGGACAAGTACAACAGCGCGCCGGTGCCGCCGCTGGTCGTGATGCAGCCAGGACACGATACGCTGAACAAACCGTACAGTTTAGAG AACGAAACACAAAGCTCGAATGCGGGCGTGTTTCGACAACGAAGCTACGATAACTTACAGAATG TGCCGATTCCGACCAATTTCAAGTATTTCGCTCCGCAGTCCAAGTACAACACGTACAATAATACTAACAACGGCGTCGGCATGAGCGAAAGTCAGAACCAGCTTGTTCCGCAGGTTTCGCCGGCGATTCTCCAGGGTGGGGAGCTTCAAGCGCAAAGGTTTCTTCCCCAgcatcaccagcagcagcagcagcaactccagcagcagcaaatcAATATCAACATCAATCTGACCTTGCCCAG TCACGCCTCCAGTACCAATAGTCTCAATAGCTGTAACGCACCGCAAACACAAACGCTGCTGCCGTTGCAGGCACCGTCGCACGGTAACGTTCTAGCACCTTCAGCGGTTGGCGCTGCGGCCGACTCTTCGTCGTCCTCCTCGAGCTCTACCACTACCATCAACTCGTCGACCACTTCCGGCACGTCGTCGCTTGAGCGCAGCAACATGATGCTTCCGTCGGGCTCGTCTTCCTACCTGAACAGCTACGACACGATCTCcgaccagcagcagctgcaGTACAGCAATTCCCTGCCGCACACGTGTCCCAGCAGTCCGCGGAACCGCTGTGCCAGCCCGAGCTGCAGCGAGCTGGACCCGATGCTTCAGAAGAGCAAAAACTATCACCACAAAAGCTACAAACTGTTTAAAAAGCAtcatcaccagcagcagcaccaacagAACCCGGTGTCCCCGCAGGCGTCCTCTTTTAGCCAGTTTACGCCCACGTTCTGGAGCGCGCAGAGCAACCGGAGCAGCGTCGTCAGCACCGGAACGCTGGCCTCCTCGATCGGGTTCGGAAGTAACCACGGTGACGAGTACGGCAGCGCATCATCGTCCTACCCGAACTACGGCGGAACGATCGGTGGTAGTGGCGGTAGCGGAGGAGTTgacggaggaggaggaggcgcAGGAACCAGCAGCAACAGTCCGTATGCACAGCGACGGGGTGCGGCCGCTGCGACCGTCGTCGACAAGCAGCGCTTCTCCAATGTGTACGAGTACAAGTTCAACAACTTTGATCTCAATTCGATACACGAGGACGCCACCAACGAAACATAA
- the LOC120417460 gene encoding palmitoyltransferase app isoform X9: MAPSQKSTKKWEIFAGRNKFYCDGYLMTAPNSGVFYFTVVLITGTSGLFFAFDCPFLAERITPAIPIVGGILFVFTMSSLFRTSFSDPGIIPRASQDEAAYIEKQIEVPNSLNSPTYRPPPRTKEVFVKGQTVKLKYCFTCKIFRPPRASHCSLCDNCVDRFDHHCPWVGNCVGKRNYRFFYMFIVSLAFLAVFIFSCTTTHIVLLFKDEDQFFDIVKKTPFSVIIAVICFCSVWSVIGLAGFHTYLTTSDQTTNEDIKGSFTSKGGQQAINPYSQGNICLNCFHILCGPITPSLIDRRGVVTDEYRTQMQPPDKYNSAPVPPLVVMQPGHDTLNKPYSLENETQSSNAGVFRQRSYDNLQNVTPPVPIVSIAVTHRKHKRCCRCRHRRTVTF, encoded by the exons ATGGCACCCAGtcagaaatcgacgaaaaagtGGGAAATCTTCGCTGGAAGAAACAAGTTCTACTGCGACGGTTACCTTATGACTGCCCCCAATTCGGGGGTGTTTTACTTTACCGTAGTGCTCATCACCGGAACCAGTGGGCTGTTTTTCGCCTTCGA CTGTCCCTTTCTGGCGGAGCGCATCACCCCGGCCATCCCGATCGTCGGCGGCATCCTGTTTGTGTTCACCATGAGCTCTCTGTTCCGCACGTCGTTCAGCGATCCGGGCATCATCCCGCGGGCCTCCCAGGACGAAGCGGCCTACATCGAGAAGCAGATCGAAGTGCCAAACTCGCTCAACTCGCCGACGTACCGGCCGCCGCCCCGCACCAAGGAGGTCTTCGTCAAGGGCCAAACGGTGAAGCTCAAGTACTGCTTCACGTGCAAAATCTTCCGGCCGCCGCGGGCCTCGCACTGCAGCCTTTGTGATAACTGTGTCGATCGGTTCGATCATCACTGCCCTTGG GTGGGCAACTGCGTGGGAAAACGAAACTACCGTTTCTTTTACATGTTTATCGTCTCTCTCGCGTTCTTAGCAGTATTCATATTTTCCTGTACAACGACACATATAGTTTTGT TGTTTAAAGATGAGGATCAGTTCTTTGACATTGTCAAAAAGACTCCGTTCAGTGTGATAATAGCGGTAATCTGTTTCTGTTCGGTGTGGTCCGTGATCGGCCTGGCCGGCTTCCACACCTACCTTACCACCAGTGATCAAACAACGAATGAAGAT ATCAAGGGTTCTTTTACCTCGAAGGGCGGCCAGCAGGCGATCAATCCCTACTCGCAGGGCAACATTTGCCTCAACTGTTTCCACATTCTTTGCGGCCCCATCACTCCATCGCTAATTGATAG ACGAGGAGTCGTGACGGACGAGTATCGGACGCAGATGCAACCGCCGGACAAGTACAACAGCGCGCCGGTGCCGCCGCTGGTCGTGATGCAGCCAGGACACGATACGCTGAACAAACCGTACAGTTTAGAG AACGAAACACAAAGCTCGAATGCGGGCGTGTTTCGACAACGAAGCTACGATAACTTACAGAATG TCACGCCTCCAGTACCAATAGTCTCAATAGCTGTAACGCACCGCAAACACAAACGCTGCTGCCGTTGCAGGCACCGTCGCACGGTAACGTTCTAG
- the LOC120417460 gene encoding palmitoyltransferase app isoform X7 — MAPSQKSTKKWEIFAGRNKFYCDGYLMTAPNSGVFYFTVVLITGTSGLFFAFDCPFLAERITPAIPIVGGILFVFTMSSLFRTSFSDPGIIPRASQDEAAYIEKQIEVPNSLNSPTYRPPPRTKEVFVKGQTVKLKYCFTCKIFRPPRASHCSLCDNCVDRFDHHCPWVGNCVGKRNYRFFYMFIVSLAFLAVFIFSCTTTHIVLLFKDEDQFFDIVKKTPFSVIIAVICFCSVWSVIGLAGFHTYLTTSDQTTNEDIKGSFTSKGGQQAINPYSQGNICLNCFHILCGPITPSLIDRRGVVTDEYRTQMQPPDKYNSAPVPPLVVMQPGHDTLNKPYSLENETQSSNAGVFRQRSYDNLQNGFAGDSPGWGASSAKVSSPASPAAAAATPAAANQYQHQSDLAQSRLQYQ, encoded by the exons ATGGCACCCAGtcagaaatcgacgaaaaagtGGGAAATCTTCGCTGGAAGAAACAAGTTCTACTGCGACGGTTACCTTATGACTGCCCCCAATTCGGGGGTGTTTTACTTTACCGTAGTGCTCATCACCGGAACCAGTGGGCTGTTTTTCGCCTTCGA CTGTCCCTTTCTGGCGGAGCGCATCACCCCGGCCATCCCGATCGTCGGCGGCATCCTGTTTGTGTTCACCATGAGCTCTCTGTTCCGCACGTCGTTCAGCGATCCGGGCATCATCCCGCGGGCCTCCCAGGACGAAGCGGCCTACATCGAGAAGCAGATCGAAGTGCCAAACTCGCTCAACTCGCCGACGTACCGGCCGCCGCCCCGCACCAAGGAGGTCTTCGTCAAGGGCCAAACGGTGAAGCTCAAGTACTGCTTCACGTGCAAAATCTTCCGGCCGCCGCGGGCCTCGCACTGCAGCCTTTGTGATAACTGTGTCGATCGGTTCGATCATCACTGCCCTTGG GTGGGCAACTGCGTGGGAAAACGAAACTACCGTTTCTTTTACATGTTTATCGTCTCTCTCGCGTTCTTAGCAGTATTCATATTTTCCTGTACAACGACACATATAGTTTTGT TGTTTAAAGATGAGGATCAGTTCTTTGACATTGTCAAAAAGACTCCGTTCAGTGTGATAATAGCGGTAATCTGTTTCTGTTCGGTGTGGTCCGTGATCGGCCTGGCCGGCTTCCACACCTACCTTACCACCAGTGATCAAACAACGAATGAAGAT ATCAAGGGTTCTTTTACCTCGAAGGGCGGCCAGCAGGCGATCAATCCCTACTCGCAGGGCAACATTTGCCTCAACTGTTTCCACATTCTTTGCGGCCCCATCACTCCATCGCTAATTGATAG ACGAGGAGTCGTGACGGACGAGTATCGGACGCAGATGCAACCGCCGGACAAGTACAACAGCGCGCCGGTGCCGCCGCTGGTCGTGATGCAGCCAGGACACGATACGCTGAACAAACCGTACAGTTTAGAG AACGAAACACAAAGCTCGAATGCGGGCGTGTTTCGACAACGAAGCTACGATAACTTACAGAATG GTTTCGCCGGCGATTCTCCAGGGTGGGGAGCTTCAAGCGCAAAGGTTTCTTCCCCAgcatcaccagcagcagcagcagcaactccagcagcagcaaatcAATATCAACATCAATCTGACCTTGCCCAG TCACGCCTCCAGTACCAATAG